One part of the Phacochoerus africanus isolate WHEZ1 chromosome 7, ROS_Pafr_v1, whole genome shotgun sequence genome encodes these proteins:
- the LOC125131701 gene encoding LOW QUALITY PROTEIN: olfactory receptor 6C74-like (The sequence of the model RefSeq protein was modified relative to this genomic sequence to represent the inferred CDS: inserted 1 base in 1 codon), translated as MGNDTRVTGFILAGLTDDPQLKVVLFIFLLLTYLLSITGNLIIIVLTLVDIHLKTPMYFFLQNFSFLEILFSTTCTPKFLVMMATGDKTISYNNCFVQLFFAFLLGASEFYLLAVMSYDRYVAICKPLHYTAIMNSKICIQLILCCWLAGFFTIFILLLLVLKLDFCASNIVDHFLCDPTPLLQISCSDTHLIETMEFISAVVTLVVTLAVVIISYTYIVLTILKLPSTNQRKKAFSTCSSHMIVISLSYGSCIFMYVKPSVKQRISFXKGITVLSTSVAPLLNPFIYSLRNQQVKKAFMNMIHRIVSFSSK; from the exons ATGGGAAACGATACAAGAGTGACCGGGTTTATTCTAGCAGGTTTAACTGATGACCCTCAGTTGAAAGTTGTATTATTTATCTTCCTACTTCTAACCTACTTGTTAAGCATCACTGGAAATCTCATAATCATTGTACTCACCCTGGTGGATATTCACCTCAAGacacccatgtactttttccttcagaatttttccttcttggaaattttgttttctactaCATGCACCCCTAAATTTCTTGTTATGATGGCAACTGGGGACAAAACTATTTCCTATAACAACTGTTTTGTTCAGctgttttttgcctttcttcttgGAGCATCTGAATTTTACTTGCTGGCGGTaatgtcctatgaccgctatgttgcCATCTGCAAGCCCCTGCATTACACAGCCATCATGAACAGCAAAATCTGCATTCAGCTTATCTTGTGTTGTTGGCTTGCTGGGTTCTTTACCATCTTTATACTTCTCCTCCTAGTTCTAAAGCTTGACTTTTGTGCTTCCAACATTGTTGATCATTTCTTGTGTGACCCAACTCCCCTCCTGCAGATCTCCTGCTCAGACACACATCTCATTGAGACTATGGAATTCATCTCAGCTGTGGTGACACTTGTGGTCACATTAGCAGTAGTGATAATATCATATACCTATATTGTATTAACAATTCTAAAACTCCCTTCAACTAATCAGAGGAAAAAAGCTTTCTCAACCTGTTCATCTCACATGATTGTGATATCCCTTTCTTATGGCAGCTGCATTTTCATGTATGTTAAGCCTTCAGTCAAACAAAGaatatctt tcaagggaatTACAGTGCTCAGTACCTCTGTTGCACCACTTttgaaccctttcatctacagtTTACGGAACCAACAAGTGAAAAAAGCCTTTATGAATATGATACACAGGATTGTTTCTTTCTCAAGCAAATGA